The Arachis hypogaea cultivar Tifrunner chromosome 14, arahy.Tifrunner.gnm2.J5K5, whole genome shotgun sequence DNA window TGTAAAAGCTTATGACTTTGATCTGGTCTGTTTCCTATGTTTACATTATCTACTCAATGTTTAACACTACTTTCACTACTAATTATGTCCATTCCTTAGTACATGTTACTTTAATAGTCAACCGAATTGGTTTGGAACCTTTCAATTGGATTGTGTTGTCTTCATATAAAACAACCAAATGAAACATCTATTCTCATTCAATGGATTCATCTCATTACACCATCAAGTGTTTGGAATTTGCTTTACTTGGAACGACACAACAAACTACAAACAATCACATTAAGCACAACTACCACAAACAGGAAAACTATTAACATTTTCAATGCTTTTACTTCAGCTTCCAAGCTGCCCAGTCTCCATGCCACCTTCAACCTCCATTCATCATAGTCACTATCAACCTGCAGCTCAGCCCCATAATCTTTCTTCGTTGCACCTTGGCCCATCCCTTCATACTCATCATCCTCAACCCACTTAAAGTAGTTGCAGTGACTGCCCTTCTGAAAATTCAGAaatcacaaaacaaaaaatcaaacaaaatcccAACACACAAAACAACATCAAAAACCCTTAAAATCTTACACCACACTCACCCGGTACCTTGGACATGCACGAAATAGTCTATCTGGGTTCTCTGCTGTCCCAGACTTTCTTATCGCAGCCTTCAACCCACAGAAACATGATTCTTCATGGGGTTTCCTCCGGCTTCGCATTGAGGCGCTGGAACCATTACTCCCGTTCGAGAACAACGACACACCGCCACCACGGCCTCCATTTCCGGCCTCCATCGTTGCCCCAAACCACCAACTTGAACACGAACCCAGCTATATGGCCATCTGATTGATGAAGGCGACCTATTTATCGTGGAATTTAGGATTAGGTTTCAAACACTTAGGGACTCATTTGAACTGTTTTCTCAAACTTACCTTGTCAGCAACACGTCATCACACGTGGGCCTCTTCCACGTTGGAGGCTAACCACACACATCAGCAACAGTTAGCCAGGTCACCAACGCAGTTAATGGAAGGACAAACGTGATTAACTCGTGTAACTTTTGGGGactcttttgattaactttatctttcggggactaatatggagatcgaggtatctttcggggacgattttgagtaATAACTCTAATTTAAACGGTACATTTAAAGCTCAGTTGACCAAACGAAACACATGCACCTGAAAAAAATTGAGAGATTGAGAGATGAAAAAACCCGTGATCCATGAGAGCCACATGTTTTTACCAGTACGTGTAAATAaattttgacaattattattgACCCTGTAACTTGTTTATCTACcacaagaaaaagagaaaaaaaggacAATTCTTTTTTAGGTGTGGACCAAGTTTGAGGATTGGTTTTTTGTCGTGTGCGTTGTTTTAAGATGCTTGCATTTAACAAAGTTGTAAGTGTTCAgattcatatatataataataacacaAACAAATCAAATTGTGCAGGGTGTGTAAgtgttacaaataaaaaataagaaaaataataagaatagcaactttttattatattcttcaTCGTTTCATTAGCACATAGCAATTCCGAATAGACAAAGGTGGGTTTTCAATGGAGAACATTCTGGGTCTCATCAAACTACGCATCAAAAGAGGCACTAACCTCAAACCTTGTGATAGTGATTCCAGTGACCCTTATGTCCTTGTCACCTTGGAGGAAACGGTTAGAACTTAGAacccttttctcttttatttttttaatttctaatttattttttatggctGCATGCACCCCTGAACCTTGATTAATTGGTTTCAGTTGAGATCATATATTATCATCATGTGGATGTTGATTCTTGTTATTTATGTTATGTTATTCTAATTTTATCATTTTCTGTTTAAGCCATATGTGGAAATGAGCATCTGGGTCTATTTAATGATGCTTTCTAATTCTATTTTAAGATGTGCATTCATATGATTATTTCTTTTCCTGTTTTCCATATGTGtcgcacttttttttttaaaaaaaaaagacataataaTATACCCTGTTGGCTTATGATGTTGTTTAAAGTGAGCTTGGACGTGAATGTTTATCAATAGTTCAATTTTTCTAATGCTCTAAACTACTTGGTCTGAATATTTTAACTTGTTTTAATTACTGCAGAAACTGAAAACTCGTCATGAGAAAGATAGCTTGAATCCTGAGTGGAATGAAGAATTGACACTCTATATTAAGGATGTTAATATTCCCATTCATCTTGTAAGTATTATAACGATTTTTATCAATGGATTTACCTTTTGTAGAATGATATATGCTCTTGGAAGCAATGCTAAAAGGGGGTGCTTGTTGTACAAAATGGTTGAATGTTGAAACAGAAACAGGGCAATtgtcttgaaaaaaatttttcagaTTTTTTGTCCAACTAAAGAAAAGGCACTGGAGTGTAGGAATGTAAAATTTTTGCGTTTTGCCCTTAACCTTAAACATTTCTTACTAAGTGAGGAGTTAAACAaatcttagttttttatttattatattttatatcaatggtTCAGATTTAGAACTTAtaatttaaggtttagggtttagaataCAGTTcagagagcactgcactccttactTTCTCTAAAACGCATTAGCATTTGCCCTTAAATACTTGCCAAAATAACTTTGTTGATGGGTTTGAATTTTGTTGTTCTTTGAAGACGGTTTGTGACAAAGACACTTTCACCAAGGACGACAAGATGGGGGAAGCGGATATCGACTTGAAGCCATATCTTCTGTGTGTGAAGGTGGGATTAAGCGAGCTGCCAGAGGGCCATGTGGTGAAGAGGATTGAACCAAATGACTCTAACTGCCTTGCTGAAGAGAGCAAGATCATATGGACTAATGGGAAAGTAATCCAATATATGACTCTAAAATTGAGAAATGTTAACACTGGTGAGCTTCATGTGGAAATTAAGTGGCTTGATGTTCCTGAATCCAAGGGCTTATCTGGGGTTCCACTTTAgatctgttttcattttcattatcattccCTTGCTTTAGTAGTACTTGTGTTATGTATTTATCATGTTGTTATCACAAACTAAGATTTTGTTAACATATAACCCTTCTTATTATGGAGTGAGAATTAGGATGAGTTGCTGAAATATCAAGTTTTGTTGGTATTTAACTATTTATGATCATAAGGATGATCTTCAAATATTTATATTCATGTTTTACAACATCTTCTAAGTTTATCCCCTTCCGTATTTCATAGTTTCATGAATTTATCAATTAGGTGATGTACTGTGTACCAGTTTGTATACTAATTTACAGTTCATCTAGGTAtcagaaattaaaacaattaaaacaCCATGGATATACTTTTCACATAATATCAGAAGTCATATTGCGTTCCATGTAACTATATAACTATACTAGAATTATCTTCGTTCTTACTTAGCTATTACCCAAATTATCATTTTC harbors:
- the LOC112741991 gene encoding protein C2-DOMAIN ABA-RELATED 7, encoding MENILGLIKLRIKRGTNLKPCDSDSSDPYVLVTLEETKLKTRHEKDSLNPEWNEELTLYIKDVNIPIHLTVCDKDTFTKDDKMGEADIDLKPYLLCVKVGLSELPEGHVVKRIEPNDSNCLAEESKIIWTNGKVIQYMTLKLRNVNTGELHVEIKWLDVPESKGLSGVPL